In Vibrio stylophorae, the genomic stretch GGTTCCTTGCTCAGTGCAGTGTACGCTGTAGATGAAATGTATAGTAATTACGACATCAACGCAGTAAACCTGAATGAAGTTATTAGTGCAGAAATAAACGCTTTGAACGAAGCAAAAAACAATTAATAACTGTCATACGTATGAAAAAGACCTGCTTCGGCAGGTCTTTTTGATCCTGTAATGCAGCGGCATCCCAACCAGCGCTAATGTTTTCATTAAGTGAATCGTTTCATTTCTGCTGTCATGTATAGCGCTTATTCAAAAGATGACCAATTTATTATTACTCAGCTGGAAACTATTTATTTAATAAAGAACACCTGCATTTCAAATAAATCAAATTCATCCAGCCACTCATGAATGCGTGATTTATAGGATTAATCAAAACGACAGTTTTTATTAATTTAAAACCATTATGTGCGCCGGCTCATATTTATCAATGCATTTTACTAATACAGGAGAGTCAATAATTTATATTTATTACTCAAAAAACACACAGTGAAAGTCACACTATAATCTAATTGGCCTTATCAACGATCGACTAACACCTTAAATCAACCCACTCCGAAAAGTAATAAATAGGGTCACAAATTTTACTCATGGATGTATAATGAGAGTTTCCGATTTGAACACCATGGACTTGTAACCCCTGCTTTTCTCTTCGATTGCTAATTTTTCTACTCAGCACTGAAGACACGGGAAATTCGCCATCACTCACGAGCAAGATATCTGCCTTATACCACTCTTCCGAATCACACTTTTCCAGAGCTTTGTTTAGAGGTCCCTCTGCATCAGTGCCCCCCCCAAAAGACATCGTCAGGAAGTTAAGTAAGTCATTAAACCCTAAAGCATCTAACGTCAAGTCAATTTCACTAACTTCGTTCTTACTTCCGAAGAGATAAACGTAGCAACGTCGTTTTTCTTTGTAGGCTACTTTCAAACATTCCAAAACGGTTGCTTTGGCAATGTTTTCTGGTAATCCCTTCATTGAGCCTGAAGTATCCAAGCAAATCACCATCGGGCCTCGGTTCTTATTGCTTTTGTTACCCTGCTTTTCATTAACAGACTCTTGTTCTAGCCGCTCTTCTATTTCCAGGACCTCGGTCCCTTCTACTGAGTAAGAAAGTAAAGCATGCTCTGCTCGCTTGGCATGCCAGAGTTTTTTAAGTACGGGATTAGTTAACAGCGAAGCTTCTTGAGGCAACATTCTAGAAATCGAATCAGAGCGAGTAATGCCTTTAGTCTCCATTGGGACTAAAGGCGTAACCACAAATTTCTCCTCTCGAGATACGACACACATTTTGATGACGATCTCTTCAAGTACAGAACCTTCTGCTTGCCCATCACGCCCTAAGTCTCGAATCAAGCTTTGTAACTTAGGAAGCTTTTTAACAAGCTTGTTTAATCGAACAATATCGAGCCAACCATGGCTTTGAAAAACGCCTTTTGATAAGTCAAAGCCTAAACCTGTAATCAACCCTAGTTCAGTAAAAACCTCTTCTAGTTGAGACCACACTGCTAGCCTCTCTTGCCATATAACAGGCAAGATTCCATCAACATCCAGTTCAGAGAGCAGTTGCAACCAAACTTCTTCAGAGGCCGTTTCGGCAATGCTTGCCCGCTGTGCATTAGTCAGAGACAGAGGGTTAGTCGACTTCCGCTTGCTCTTTTTCTTGTCTAAAGCGTGTTTAATTTGGTTTAACGCTTCATCTTCC encodes the following:
- a CDS encoding VWA domain-containing protein; translated protein: MIKESYQVQSPLFNLDSQFTCLDNVPEKFLPAVITSSNGELVARCDSLVNSRNELLQGKNPESLFPLTPLPLTNAICKAVEETGLNRYCVQSEKVTDLLLSDILTVIDKFQSKASPLVTDLIKKLEDEALNQIKHALDKKKSKRKSTNPLSLTNAQRASIAETASEEVWLQLLSELDVDGILPVIWQERLAVWSQLEEVFTELGLITGLGFDLSKGVFQSHGWLDIVRLNKLVKKLPKLQSLIRDLGRDGQAEGSVLEEIVIKMCVVSREEKFVVTPLVPMETKGITRSDSISRMLPQEASLLTNPVLKKLWHAKRAEHALLSYSVEGTEVLEIEERLEQESVNEKQGNKSNKNRGPMVICLDTSGSMKGLPENIAKATVLECLKVAYKEKRRCYVYLFGSKNEVSEIDLTLDALGFNDLLNFLTMSFGGGTDAEGPLNKALEKCDSEEWYKADILLVSDGEFPVSSVLSRKISNRREKQGLQVHGVQIGNSHYTSMSKICDPIYYFSEWVDLRC